In Corticium candelabrum chromosome 1, ooCorCand1.1, whole genome shotgun sequence, the genomic stretch CTGGTCATTATTATTtggtcttctttctgatccgacatcatgctggcaaaacacgtggataatatactgtactaatactttGAGCACGTGGCCTTATGGGGCTGACGTGCACAtcaacaacacttcacagctgtcaaaatgtggttgtttgacataaaactttagcagtcattgcaatacacaaccactttaattcaacttgaataaactatgaactctaattacagtaggatgttaaacatgcaacaaataagtTAATGCATGGTTGAGTCAAccatatccagtttattgaccttGGTCTTTTGGGGCTTTCTCCTCAATAATTAGTCTCGGCTTCggtttagctaattatctccggaagcccctcaagacctcggtcaataaactggatatggTCTTCGTACCGTGCATTAACTTATACTTACAACACATATGTGTAGTACAGCTACAGCATAGTCtcatgtagccagaccttacccTTATCCTGTCCGGTATGAGGGTGGTGTTAAGGTCTAGCTACACCAGACTAGCTACAACACATAGGTAGGTACAGCCCTTGCTTATACCAGCTCTGTTCATACATTATATTGGCATGCTGGTACAGTTACTGAACATTGACATGCAACTTGCTGGCAACCCTCACCTATaccagcatgcagctaaatgtgttGAATACTGATGTTGTCTTTGTAAAGAATCATTCAAATGTGCTTGCtatgttgtatatatatattacataaaTTGTGGTTGGGAGGCGTTATCAAAATAGATTACTAAGAGTCTGGCGGCTTCATGACAATAATTCGCCAAAGCTAGCAAAGTTACAGTAACAAAGTTGGTGATATAAGTATTGGATGATGGCAGCTTCTTTGATTTACAATTACAAAAAAAATCGTTTGTTTGCgtaactttgtgtgtgtgtgtgtgtgtgtgtgtgtgtgtgtgtgtgtgtgtgtgtgtgtgtgtgtgtgtgtgtgtgtgtgtgtgtgtgtgtggtgtgtgtgtgtgcatgtgtgtgtgtgtgtgtgtgcatgtgtgtgtgtgtgtgtgtgtgtgtgtgtgtgtgtgtgtgtgtgtgcacgtgtgcatgtgtgtgtgtgtgtgtgtgtgtgtgcatgtgtgtgtgtgtgtgtgcatgtgtgtgtgtgtatgtgtgcatgtgtgtgtgtgtgcatgtgtgtgtgtgtgtgcgtgtttgtgtgtgtgtgtgtgtgtgtgtgtgtgtgtgtgcacacgtgtgcgtgcgtgtgtgtgtgtgtgtgtgtgtgtgtgtgtgtgtgcgcatgtgtgtgtgtgtgtgtgcgcatgtgtgtgtgtgtgagtgtgtgtgtgtgtgtgtgtgtgtgtgtgtgtgtgtgtgcgtgtgtgtatgtgtgtgcatgtgtgtgtgtgcatgtgcgtgtgtgtgcatgtgcatgtgtgtgtgtgtgtgtgtgtgtgtgtgtgtgtgtgtgtgtgtgtgtgtgtgtgtgtgtgtgtgtgtgtgtgtgtttgtgtggtcatgtgtgtgtgtgtgtgtgtgtgtgtgtgtgtgtgtgtgtgtgtgtgtgtgtgtgcgtgcatgtgcatgtgtgtgtgtatgtttgtgtacatgtgtgtgtgcgtgtgtgtgtgcacgtgtgcatgtgtgtgtgtgtgtgtgtgtgtgtgtgtgtgcacgtgtgcatgtgtgtttgtgtgtgtgcatgtgtgtgtgtgtgtgtgtgtgtgtgtgtgtgtgtgtgtgtgtgcgtgcatgtgtgtgtctgtgtgtgtctgtgtgtgtgtgtgtgtgcatgtgtgtgtgtgtgtgtgtgtgcatgtgcgtgtgtgtgtgtgtgtgtgtgtgtgtgtgtgtgtgtgtgtatgtgcatgtgcatgtgtgtgtgtgtgtgtgtgtgtgtgtgtgtgtgtgtgtgtgtgtgtgtgtgtgtgtgtgtgtgtgtgaatgcatgtgtatgtgcatgtgtgttgtgtgtgtgcatgtgcgcgtgcgtgtgtgtgtgtgtgtttctgtgttgtgtttgtaagcATATTTTGGGGTTGAAACTTATATTGTCGTTGACTTAATTTACATTTTAACTTATCACTTTTGTATCAATTGAATTGTTTGATGTAGGGACCAGTAGGAAAACAAGGAGCAGCAGGAATTTCAGGCGGCACCGGCTTGAAGATAAATGATTGGCATTTATGTGACTGGCTTGTCAattattcattgtttgtaatttCTTTTTAAGGTGAGGTAGGAGCTGAAGGTGCAGTTGGTCCACCAGGTAAACAGGTAAATAGTGAATAAGATTTATCTTATATTCAACTATTAATTGAATAACGTTTAAAGGGAGTGCAAGGTGTGATGGGTCGTGCAGGTCCACCCGGACCTCAAGGTCCTCTAGGGAAAAGTGGAATGATGGTATGAGACAACACATTGAATCGACACACATTTtgcatttgtaatttgtaattgtatttgATGTGAATGGAGGGTCCACCGGGACCCAGAGGTCCTCCAGGACAAACAGGAGGACATGGAGAGAAGGTGGCATCCAATGTTTAGTGAAAATTCAATCAATTTTAATGATTTGTGTTGTCACTTTATGTAAGGGGGAACGAGGAGTGGAGGGTCCAAGAGGTTTGGCTGGATTAGATGGCATTCCGGTATTGTTATGTCAATTTAATGTATATCTTGTTGATggaccgtgtgtgtgtgttgcttgtacAGGGTGCTGCAGGTCCCATCGGACCCGTAGGATCACGTGGACCATTAGGAGTGAAGGTCGCATATTGATTGGTGTGGGTAAGATGTAACATTGGCTATGAGTTTGCTACCATATTAGGGTGATCGTGGATTACCCGGAGCAAAGGGAGAAGCCGGACCACAAGGTCATCCTGGTCCAGAGGTGAATGAgatttgcatgttgtgattgttggtGTCGTTTTTGTATTTAAGTGTGTGTTAGATGAGTGAAGATGTGTTGAGACGCTATTTTTCTCCAGTCAAGGGACTGGCAGAGAGGGTAGGGATGGTTATTGTATGGTGAGATGGTGTTTGTAGTGCATGTAGAGCATGTGCTCGTTTGGTAGATGAAACGACTGGAGGATTGGAAAGAAGaggtagacaagcaaagagaggTGAGGTGAAGTGAGTAGTGTTGTGTGGGACTGATAGGTGATGGTTGTTGCAGTGGACAAAGAGTAGAACGAATGAGAgtagagtgactgttgcagCACATCTTGTAGGATCATCAGCCAGATGGTATACTATATCAGGTGactgtgttttgttgttgtgtgttgtttattatgttgtgtatattgatgtactacatgttgttgtgttgaggtGTGATAACCTactggcaaacaagcagtccatcattcttactgggtgccatcacatacagcaatggagctcttacaattccatctgatggtgtttactatatttatacacATCTCTACTTAAATGACAATAGTGGCAATTACATTCAACCTTACATCAGAGTAAATGGCAATATTGCTTTGTACATTTCAAGTTACCATCATCATGGTGAAGGCAAAACCAAGCACGCTGGTCTACTTCAGCAGCTGAAAAAAGGTGATAGCGTTGACATATATGGTGGAGGATTTCAACACTTCATGGGCTCTACTTATTCAGTTTTTGGTATTTTTAAGATCTACTAGACGCATGTtgttgagaatgagaatgtcaattaattaagtgataagtGTGAGTGTCAAATGACTCTCAATGTGATCATGTTTAatagtaattgtagttgtgactgtgtatgtTGGACTGTAGAGTGACCATTCAACcctattttttgtttgtttcatttctgtatTATGAGCAATAAATGTTCATCTCTTTCTCTCATCTCTTCAATAGCAAACGCAAGGCTGTATAGCACCCGATCAAGCTGGTCGGGCCATAGCCCAACAGATTTTAACTTCTTTTCAAAGGGTGACTTCAATACAGCCAACATGCTGTCCACATTATGACTAGTGTGTATTTGATGACTGGTAATCATAAGTTCTACATTACCGGAATGGATGCAGGAGTTGGTATCGAATAGTTTAGCTTGAGAAAACACGATTTGCTTGTCGAAGGGACACTGTTGTCTCACCATAATCGATATTGTTTGGTACTCCCTTGGAGATCCCCTTGTCACCACTCGTCACTAACCACACTCTAttaacgtgcgttaggccTGATGTTGATTCGTTCCTATGGCCCTCAATACAGAAAGATAAACTACTTGCTCGATCTAACTTGAATTCAGTTACCTGCAGACTTTACTAAATGGGTCAGAGTGTATACATACAGTGGTACATACCCTTTGTGATGGCTTAGTACTGTACGTATTCCTAGATAGTAACTTATGGGTCTACTTCGTCTATTGTCCTGGTTACTTCTGAGATCTCACAACAATATACGGATTCCTGGTCAGGGCTCATTAAGTAATGCACAATTTTGACAAGAGCACCACCTGTAATATTGGTTGATGAAGGCAAAAGCCATATACAACACTAATCATGTGATAAcctgtacatatatacatactagcttacttgtctgtccaagCATATCATGCATACAGCACCAACTCCTGGCTGCTAGGCaataaaaaacacaaaattcaGGATAGCTTGTTTCGTACAATTAACATAACCTGCTCAATACAAATAATCTAGAACAGCAAAGGAACAGCATTTGAGATATTTAGATAACACAAAATGCAATATGCACTACAATTGCTCATTtcaacatcacaaaatgtaaatataaatGTTATAGCTACTGATCACACAAGTCTAGATACagaataaattagtaatcaaaACATCAATATTACCATCCTTGTACTGGCAATAAGTCGTGTTTTCTTGGTTCTGCAGTCAACACTTCACCTGATCAAGTGAGCGCAAAGTTGTAGTCCCTCCGATTTTCCAATACTTCTGCAATCGTTCATCCAGATTTTCTGTGGCAATATAGTCTTCTTCATCCTAAAAAGTCACAGACTACCAATAAaatacgtgtgtgtatgtgtgtgcacgtgcgcgcgcatgGCGTACCTGGGGCATTTTATGGGTTGGTTCTTTTACTGCTCTAGTGGCCCTCTCAGTCAGCTCAACATGCTCTATTCTAGTGAATCCATTAGTTACCACGTCTATTGGAAGGTATTTGTAAATATGCATATAGTATACATGTAATAATGATATAGACTGCTCATTATATGCCCAAGGGTCTTGCATGGAGTCTAAATCTGCAACTTGAACGTGCATGGTACCCAGGCCAGCACTTCAGGAGCTACAGCTTCGCTGGTGCAAAGAGTTtatattgcatgcagattcagcagaggcggatccaggatgTGCACTGGGGACAGTGCTCCCAGCAGTAGAGATAACATTACCAAACAAAACACGTCGGAAATTGCTGCCACCAGACATTCTATTGCAAGATGACTTCGAAGATTCAGGCGTTGATAGGACAAAACTAGGTGGTTGGGTATAGGAGTAATCAaggttctccccaggatttcaGATCCTACACGCGCGAGTTTAAGCTAAAAGCTCTGGAGTGGTATGAAACAAATGGCAGGAATATTTCGGCAACTGCGAGGCAATTCAAAGTCGCTCCAAAACGAATTCGAGAATGGGAGAGTTTAAAGGAGCACATTCAAAATCAAGCTGGAGGATGCCGATCTAAAGGCCGTGGACGAAGTTCCTTTTTCCCCCTCATGGAGAAGCAACTCCACAAAGAGTTCCGTCAGCAGAGGTTAGAGGGGAAGAGGGTGAAGTGGTGGTGGTTTACAGCTCGTGCAAAGGTCTTGATGAAAGAACTGTATCCTGATGTGTCGAACTTCAAATTCTCAGAGCACTGGTTCAGAAGATTTCGTGTTCGTTTCAACTTGAGCTTCAGGAAGAAGACCCATGTTGCTCAGAAAGCACCACATGCCCTCGTTCAAGCCATTACCAATTTTCATCAGAAAATTCATGCTGTTCGAGAGAGTGGTGTGTTTTCTGCTGCTGATCTGGCAAACATGGATCAAACCCCGTTGCCTTTTGTCTTGGATGATGGAAAGACGTACAATGAGACTGGTGCAAAGGAAGTGTGGTGTGCAAGTGCAGCATCAGGTCTTGAAAAAAGGCAGT encodes the following:
- the LOC134187748 gene encoding collectin-12-like, whose protein sequence is MGRAGPPGPQGPLGKSGMMGPPGPRGPPGQTGGHGEKGERGVEGPRGLAGLDGIPGAAGPIGPVGSRGPLGVKGDRGLPGAKGEAGPQGHPGPEMSEDVLRRYFSPVKGLAERMKRLEDWKEEVDKQREWTKSRTNESRVTVAAHLVGSSARWYTISGVITYWQTSSPSFLLGAITYSNGALTIPSDGVYYIYTHLYLNDNSGNYIQPYIRVNGNIALYISSYHHHGEGKTKHAGLLQQLKKGDSVDIYGGGFQHFMGSTYSVFGIFKIY